Genomic DNA from Streptomyces sp. GS7:
ACTCGCTCCGCTGCGACTGCGGCCCCCAGCTGGACGCCTCGCTGCAGCGGATCACCGAGGCCGGCCGCGGCGTGGTCATCTACCTGCGCGGTCACGAAGGGCGCGGCATCGGGCTGCTGTCCAAGCTGCGCGCCTACGAACTCCAGGAGCGCGGCCGGGACACCCTCGACGCCAACCTGGAGCTGGGGCTGCCCGCCGACTCGCGGGACTACGGCGCCGGCGCGCAGATGCTCCGGGACCTCGGCGTGCGCTCGCTGCGCCTGATGACCAACAACCCCGAGAAGACCGCCGCCCTGGTGCGGCACGGCCTCAAGGTCACCGGCCGCGAGCCGATGCCCGTCCAGGCCGGCGAGCACAACCTGCGGTACCTGCGCACCAAGCGCGACCGGATGGGGCACGACCTGCCCTGGCTGCCCGGTGCGAGCACCGGCTCCACCGGAGCGGCCGGCGCCGCGCCCGCTGCTGGCGCGGGCACCTGCGGCAACCAGTAACCACCGTCAGACAGATTCAGCACCATCACCCGTACGAGGAGAAACGTGAGCGGCAAGGGCGCACCCGAACTGACCGTGAAGAACTGTGGCGACCTGCGGGTGGCCGTGATCGCCGCGCAGTGGCACGAGCAGATCATGGACGGCCTCGTGGACGGCGCGCTGCGCGCCCTCGCCGAGCTGGGCATCGACGAGCCGACGCTGCTGCGGGTGCCCGGCGCGTTCGAGCTGCCGGTGGTGGCCAAGGTGCTGGCCGGCCGCGGCTACGACGCGGTGGTCGCCCTCGGCGTGGTCATCAAGGGCGGCACCCCGCACTTCGACTATGTCTGCCAGGGCGTCACCCAGGGCCTGACCCAGGTCGCGGTGGACACCGGCGTACCGGTCGGCTTCGGCGTGCTCACCTGCGACACCGAGCAGCAGGCGCTGGACCGCGCGGGCCTGCCCGGATCCGCCGAGGACAAGGGGCACGAAGCGGTCACCGCCGCGGTCGCCACCGCCGCCACCCTGCGCACCGTCTCGGAGCCCTGGCGCTGAGGCGCTGCGCGCCGCCCGCCCGTCTCCCACCACCACCCTTCGTATGAGGCGCTGCGCGCCACTGTGATGTAACCGCGTAGGGTAGGCGGCATCATGTCCAAGAAGACGTTCGAGGAGCTCTTCGCCGAGCTCCAGAAGAAGGCCGCCACCGGCGACCCCGCCACCTCCCGCACCGCCGAGCTGGTGCAGGCGGGTGTCCATACGATCGGCAAGAAGGTCGTCGAAGAGGCCGCCGAGGTGTGGATGGCCGCGGAGTACGAATCCGACGAGGCCGCCGCCGAGGAGATCTCCCAGCTCCTCTACCACCTCCAGGTGATGATGATCGCCAAGGGCATCTCCCTCGACGACGTCTACGCCCACCTCTGATCCCGCCCCCAGTTCCGCCACCAACTCCCTTCAGCTGCAAAGGAATCCGCTCTCATGCTGCGCATCGCTGTCCCCAACAAGGGTTCACTGTCCGAGCCTGCGTCGGCGATGCTGCATGAGGCCGGCTACCGCCAGCGCAAGGACCGCAGGGAACTGGTCCTGGTCGACGCGGAGAACGAGGTCGAGTTCTTCTTCCTGCGCCCCCGCGACATCGCCGTCTACGTCGGTTCCGGCAAGCTCGACATCGGCATCACCGGCCGCGACCTGCTGCTCGACTCCGGTTCGCCGGCCGAGGAGATCCTCCAGCTCGGCTTCGCCGGCTCGACGTTCCGCTACGCCACCCGCCCCGGCACCGCCCAGGACGTCAGCGAGTTCGGCGGCA
This window encodes:
- the ribH gene encoding 6,7-dimethyl-8-ribityllumazine synthase; translation: MSGKGAPELTVKNCGDLRVAVIAAQWHEQIMDGLVDGALRALAELGIDEPTLLRVPGAFELPVVAKVLAGRGYDAVVALGVVIKGGTPHFDYVCQGVTQGLTQVAVDTGVPVGFGVLTCDTEQQALDRAGLPGSAEDKGHEAVTAAVATAATLRTVSEPWR
- a CDS encoding phosphoribosyl-ATP diphosphatase, with protein sequence MSKKTFEELFAELQKKAATGDPATSRTAELVQAGVHTIGKKVVEEAAEVWMAAEYESDEAAAEEISQLLYHLQVMMIAKGISLDDVYAHL